A window of the Hordeum vulgare subsp. vulgare chromosome 5H, MorexV3_pseudomolecules_assembly, whole genome shotgun sequence genome harbors these coding sequences:
- the LOC123395034 gene encoding uncharacterized protein LOC123395034, which yields MPAPSTASPPSLGVARRGRPETLDGPSLACFLPRRDRRIQVEFRRIRPAFPARFLALPASKVTRPLDRVTGIRVSSTPRSSRTCGQTDSIHIRLGTSYKAGRWRGARPPPSACPPTRARPRCSASSSSKKSPMLLSTLKFSLREFFLLTSHSPPERHT from the exons ATGCCGGCTCCTTCCACCGCGTCGCCACCCTCGCTGGGGGTCGCTCGACGAGGACGCCCAGAAACCCTAGACGGACCGTCCCTCGCCTGCTTCCTTCCCCGACGCGACAGGCGAATCCAAGTTGAGTTCCGCCGGATCCGCCCTGCCTTCCCCGCTCGCTTCCTCGCCCTCCCCGCCTCCAAG GTGACCCGGCCCCTGGACAGGGTTACAGGGATCCGGGTTTCATCCACACCACGTTCCTCAAGGACCTGTGGCCAAACAGATA GTATTCATATCAGATTGGGCACGAGCTACAAAGCGGGACGATGGCGTGGGGCAAGGCCGCCACCTTCCGCGTGTCCCCCTACCAGGGCCAGGCCTCGCTGCAGCGCGTCGTCATCTTCGAAGAAATCGCCTATGCTGCTATCTACTCTAAAATTTAGTCTCCGAGAATTTTTTCTTCTTACTTCTCATTCACCACCTGAGAGGCATACATAA
- the LOC123396455 gene encoding uncharacterized WD repeat-containing protein C25H1.08c-like codes for FAAACSPVDASLVVSRCKDDRGFLWKIGSAEDVQELPGHNDTVSTMAFSSDGKLVACGSMDGQINVWNTATRTLQGTLEGSESGFEVRLMWKWGATANPYHRGCDYITRSRDNDPSQDKPEPPPERLSS; via the exons TTTGCTGCTGCGTGCAGTCCTGTAGATGCATCACTTGTTGTTTCTAGATGTAAAGATGACAGAGGGTTTCTTTGGAAGATTGGATCTGCAGAGGATGTTCAAGAGCTTCCTG GACATAACGATACTGTCAGCACTATGGCTTTCAGTTCAGATGGGAAATTAGTGGCTTGTGGAAGTATGGATGGACAGATAAATGTATGGAATACAGCTACACGAACACTTCAGGGAACCCTTGAGGGATCTGAATCAGGCTTTGAG GTCAGATTAATGTGGAAGTGGGGCGCCACCGCCAACCCCTACCACCGCGGCTGCGACTACATCACCCGCAGCCGCGACAACGACCCTTCCCAG GACAAGCCCGAGCCACCTCCAGAAAGGTTGTCTTCCTGA